The Hyphomicrobium sp. MC1 genome window below encodes:
- the arcC gene encoding carbamate kinase, translated as MRIVVALGGNALLKRGEPLSAENQRRNMRAAADALALACKGHEIVIVHGNGPQVGLLALEANAYKALPPYPLDVLGAESQGMIGYVVAQELRNASPERPTAALITQTIVDGSDPAFQRPTKPIGPVYTSEEVASLREQHSWTYAQDGKSFRRVVPSPQPVEIVELPIIDSLVRSGVLVICAGGGGIPVRRNNPDGRISGVEAVIDKDLAAALLAEKLGADQLVILTDVDAVYLDWGTPQQKAIGKIKSLDLRRHGFADGSMGPKVSAACNFAERTGRAAVIGSLSAVQSVLSGEGGTIVLP; from the coding sequence ATGCGGATTGTCGTTGCTCTTGGCGGGAACGCGTTGCTGAAACGCGGCGAGCCTCTGTCTGCAGAAAATCAGCGGCGCAATATGCGCGCCGCTGCCGATGCATTGGCCCTGGCATGTAAGGGACATGAAATCGTCATCGTGCACGGAAACGGTCCTCAAGTGGGCTTGCTCGCTCTTGAAGCCAATGCCTACAAGGCGCTCCCGCCTTATCCGCTCGATGTGCTCGGGGCCGAGTCGCAGGGGATGATCGGTTACGTCGTCGCTCAGGAACTGCGAAATGCGAGCCCGGAACGTCCCACCGCGGCGCTCATTACACAGACTATCGTCGATGGCAGCGATCCAGCATTTCAACGGCCGACGAAACCGATTGGTCCCGTCTACACTTCAGAAGAAGTTGCGTCGCTTCGGGAACAGCACTCTTGGACATACGCACAAGATGGGAAGTCATTCCGCAGGGTTGTGCCTTCTCCCCAGCCGGTGGAAATCGTTGAACTACCGATTATTGATAGTCTCGTTCGCAGCGGCGTTCTTGTCATCTGCGCTGGCGGCGGCGGCATACCCGTCCGTCGCAATAATCCAGACGGCAGGATCAGTGGCGTCGAAGCCGTCATCGACAAGGATCTAGCCGCAGCACTCCTTGCGGAGAAGCTTGGAGCCGATCAGCTGGTCATCCTCACTGATGTGGATGCTGTTTATCTTGACTGGGGAACGCCGCAACAAAAGGCCATCGGAAAAATCAAATCGCTTGATTTGCGCCGCCATGGCTTTGCGGACGGCTCAATGGGACCGAAGGTAAGCGCAGCGTGCAACTTCGCCGAACGGACCGGTCGCGCCGCCGTTATCGGATCTTTGTCCGCTGTGCAGTCTGTATTGAGTGGAGAGGGTGGCACGATCGTGCTCCCCTGA
- the aguA gene encoding agmatine deiminase, translating to MSKVLATTPKQDGFRMPAEWEPHIGCWMLWPERSDNWRSGAKPAQHAFAAVAAAIAQGEPVTVCASPAQYLIAREMLDPSVRLVEMTSNDSWIRDCGPTFVVNDAGAVRGIDWKFNAWGGLAGGLYFPWDQDDLVGEKVIELERDDRYAPDFILEGGSIDVDGQGTLLTTEECLLNPNRNPDKSRAEIEKYLCDYLNLEKIIWLEKGVYLDETSGHTDNFCRFVAPGEVVLTWTEDRSDPQYAISAGALERLEKATDARGRRLNIHKLIAPKPVLITAEEAAGVDKVAGTLPREAGNRLAASYVNFYIANDVIVMPRFNDPADGPAQDALAKLFPTRRIVSVPGREILLGGGNIHCITQQEPLGRRLLRMAGAA from the coding sequence ATGTCTAAGGTCCTCGCAACGACACCCAAGCAGGACGGCTTTCGGATGCCGGCGGAATGGGAGCCCCACATTGGTTGCTGGATGCTCTGGCCTGAGCGATCGGATAACTGGCGAAGTGGTGCAAAGCCTGCACAGCATGCTTTCGCGGCTGTCGCCGCCGCGATCGCCCAGGGTGAGCCGGTAACTGTCTGTGCATCTCCCGCTCAATATCTTATCGCCCGAGAGATGCTCGACCCGTCCGTACGTCTCGTCGAAATGACGAGTAACGACAGTTGGATCCGTGATTGCGGGCCGACATTCGTCGTAAATGATGCGGGCGCGGTGAGGGGCATCGATTGGAAATTCAATGCTTGGGGTGGGCTTGCCGGAGGGCTCTACTTCCCTTGGGATCAAGACGACCTCGTCGGTGAGAAAGTCATAGAGCTCGAAAGGGATGATCGATACGCGCCGGACTTCATTCTCGAAGGCGGTTCAATCGATGTCGACGGGCAAGGCACGCTCTTGACCACAGAAGAGTGCTTGCTCAATCCGAACCGCAATCCCGATAAAAGCCGTGCCGAGATCGAGAAGTATCTCTGTGACTATCTCAATCTTGAGAAGATCATCTGGTTGGAGAAAGGCGTCTACCTCGACGAGACGAGCGGCCACACTGATAATTTCTGCCGCTTCGTTGCGCCCGGAGAAGTTGTGCTGACGTGGACGGAAGATCGCTCCGATCCGCAATATGCAATTTCGGCCGGAGCCTTGGAACGGCTCGAAAAGGCGACCGACGCTCGCGGGAGGCGGCTGAACATTCACAAGCTCATCGCGCCAAAACCAGTCTTGATCACGGCTGAAGAAGCCGCCGGAGTCGATAAGGTTGCTGGAACGCTGCCGCGCGAAGCAGGCAATCGCCTCGCAGCATCATACGTCAATTTCTACATCGCCAACGACGTAATCGTGATGCCGCGCTTCAACGATCCAGCTGACGGTCCGGCGCAGGACGCGCTGGCGAAACTCTTTCCGACCCGGCGGATCGTAAGCGTGCCTGGGCGTGAGATCCTTCTTGGTGGCGGCAACATTCATTGCATCACCCAGCAGGAGCCGCTCGGCCGACGTCTGCTCCGTATGGCGGGAGCCGCATAA
- a CDS encoding APC family permease has translation MAVSAPGAVRPPRFQKVLHGLDMTLFTVCAVLVIDQLTAAASIGVQSIFWWIFTLVLFFIPYGLITAELGSTYTEEGGIYAWVRRAFGPVWAGRTAWLWWVNVAFWMPSVYILFAGILAELIAPDMSLWTKIVITLGLTWLTVGINIITLEVGKWVPNIGAIFKVIIMLALGLGGIAYAMHNGPANEFSLATLTPHWGDSLAFLPVIIYNFLGFELMSGAAEEMENPGRDVPWAIVRSGSIIAFFYILATVGILLALPLSDIGLIKGLPDTFQKIFGAGISGNVPVIALCVMTLYTLIANMTTWSIGANRSAAEAANRGDLPSIFAKLHPVYKTPANSAILCGVIASVVLLIYGWLAKSSEDLFWTTFAFSSVVFLLPYFLLFLSFLKLRRDDPDIRRPYRVPGGYPVAVLLSSICMLFILQAIVFFIYKPGAVDMTYIGAVLGGVVLTVIVGEFLVHGKRPEPAKPTKEIAHV, from the coding sequence ATGGCGGTCTCAGCCCCGGGTGCAGTGCGGCCTCCGCGCTTCCAAAAAGTTCTCCACGGCTTGGATATGACCTTGTTTACCGTCTGTGCGGTACTCGTCATTGATCAGCTGACGGCAGCCGCCTCGATCGGCGTGCAATCGATCTTCTGGTGGATATTCACGCTCGTCCTGTTCTTCATTCCGTATGGTCTGATCACTGCTGAGCTTGGCAGCACCTACACGGAGGAGGGCGGCATCTATGCCTGGGTTCGCCGCGCCTTCGGACCCGTCTGGGCTGGACGTACCGCTTGGCTCTGGTGGGTCAACGTCGCCTTCTGGATGCCGTCGGTGTACATCCTCTTTGCAGGCATTCTGGCAGAATTGATTGCGCCGGATATGAGCCTGTGGACGAAGATTGTCATCACGCTGGGGCTGACGTGGCTCACCGTCGGCATCAATATCATCACCTTGGAGGTCGGGAAATGGGTGCCGAATATCGGCGCCATTTTCAAAGTGATTATCATGCTCGCGCTCGGCCTCGGCGGCATTGCCTACGCAATGCATAACGGTCCCGCGAACGAGTTCAGCCTCGCGACGCTCACGCCGCACTGGGGCGATAGTCTCGCGTTCCTTCCGGTCATTATCTATAATTTCCTCGGCTTCGAGCTAATGTCCGGAGCGGCTGAGGAGATGGAAAATCCTGGGCGGGACGTGCCGTGGGCAATCGTACGCTCGGGGTCGATCATCGCGTTCTTCTACATTCTGGCAACCGTCGGCATTCTGCTCGCGCTCCCGCTTTCCGACATCGGCCTCATTAAGGGCCTGCCGGATACGTTTCAAAAGATCTTCGGCGCAGGCATCTCCGGCAATGTTCCGGTCATCGCCCTGTGCGTGATGACGCTCTATACATTGATCGCCAACATGACGACGTGGTCGATCGGAGCAAACCGATCGGCCGCCGAGGCGGCCAATCGTGGCGATCTTCCGTCGATCTTCGCCAAGCTTCATCCCGTTTATAAGACACCCGCTAACTCGGCTATCCTGTGCGGTGTCATCGCCAGCGTCGTGTTGTTGATTTACGGGTGGCTCGCAAAAAGCTCCGAAGATCTCTTCTGGACGACCTTCGCGTTCTCGTCAGTCGTCTTCCTGCTTCCCTACTTCCTGCTGTTCCTCTCGTTCCTGAAACTACGTAGGGATGACCCAGATATTCGACGTCCTTATCGCGTTCCCGGCGGCTATCCGGTTGCTGTGCTGCTGAGCAGCATCTGCATGCTCTTCATCCTGCAGGCTATCGTCTTCTTCATCTACAAGCCCGGCGCGGTTGATATGACCTACATAGGCGCCGTGCTCGGAGGCGTCGTGCTCACGGTCATCGTCGGCGAATTCCTCGTCCATGGCAAACGTCCCGAACCAGCAAAACCGACGAAGGAGATCGCCCATGTCTAA
- the ptcA gene encoding putrescine carbamoyltransferase encodes MAAALRHFIDTQDFSREELLRIMDLVRLLKEADKAGACPRLLQGASLGMIFEEPSTRTRVSFEVAMTKLGGHALYLRPGEIHLGKRESIRDTAEVISRMVDVIEARTLKHKTVLDLVANSTVPVMNGLTDYNHPTQVVCDVFTMMEHKLPDKSLTDVHVTFVGDATNVCSSLMMICTQMGMHFTHAAPVRYQAPKAWQDIARANIAKSGGTLTVTDDVNAAVKDADFIYTDLWWWIGQEAEIPDRERAFMPKYQVNESLLARAPAHAKFMHCLPASRGVEVTDAVMDGPQSIIYDQSENRLHTEKALLAYFVYPRLKIADPSAIARYRSAVDDFHMRATELVS; translated from the coding sequence ATGGCTGCAGCTTTAAGACACTTCATCGACACGCAGGACTTTTCGCGCGAGGAGTTGCTGCGGATCATGGACCTTGTCCGCCTTCTTAAGGAAGCTGACAAGGCAGGCGCATGCCCGCGGCTCCTTCAAGGTGCGTCGCTGGGCATGATCTTCGAAGAGCCTTCGACACGCACGCGTGTTTCGTTCGAAGTCGCGATGACCAAGCTTGGTGGTCACGCTCTCTATTTGAGACCGGGAGAGATTCATCTCGGCAAGCGCGAGAGCATTCGCGATACGGCAGAGGTGATCAGTCGTATGGTCGACGTGATTGAAGCGCGAACGCTCAAGCACAAGACGGTTCTCGATCTCGTGGCAAATTCGACTGTGCCGGTCATGAATGGCTTGACGGATTACAACCATCCGACCCAGGTCGTATGTGACGTCTTCACGATGATGGAGCACAAGCTTCCGGATAAGTCGCTGACCGACGTCCATGTGACGTTCGTCGGTGATGCGACCAACGTTTGCTCCTCGCTGATGATGATTTGCACGCAGATGGGCATGCATTTCACGCACGCTGCACCTGTGCGTTATCAGGCCCCGAAGGCCTGGCAGGATATCGCCCGCGCCAATATCGCGAAGTCCGGCGGCACCCTTACTGTTACAGATGACGTTAATGCAGCGGTTAAAGACGCCGACTTCATCTATACGGATCTCTGGTGGTGGATCGGACAGGAAGCTGAAATTCCTGATCGCGAACGGGCTTTCATGCCGAAGTATCAGGTCAACGAGAGCCTGCTCGCGCGTGCGCCCGCGCACGCCAAGTTCATGCACTGTTTGCCGGCATCACGTGGTGTCGAGGTGACAGATGCCGTCATGGATGGACCTCAGTCGATTATCTACGACCAATCTGAAAATCGGCTCCATACCGAGAAGGCCCTGCTGGCCTACTTCGTCTATCCGCGCCTGAAGATCGCGGATCCAAGCGCTATCGCGCGGTATCGGAGCGCGGTCGATGACTTCCACATGCGTGCAACCGAACTCGTCAGCTAA